In Bacteroidetes bacterium SB0662_bin_6, the following proteins share a genomic window:
- the bamD gene encoding outer membrane protein assembly factor BamD, with protein MSWSLRPFLPVVLLLTAIALSACAGAGRIRYDSPEDAYTKGLRLFEEGRYDRSVPFFQGVFDYGRTSEVAADAQLHLARAHFESRDYILAASEYSRFVNTYRTHENVEAAAFERAVSYYHLSPQYALDQTNTRQAITYLQLFLDQFPDSDLKEEAEDHLKVLREKLAQKGYESAGLYERRGIYEAAALSYERVFDTYPDTRWADDALLGAMRSYMAFADLSIESRQPERLQLAIDNYTRLIELFRDSPVAKEAETLYEEASGRLAELAITN; from the coding sequence ATGTCCTGGTCCTTGCGCCCGTTTCTGCCTGTCGTATTGTTACTTACGGCGATTGCGCTGTCTGCGTGCGCCGGTGCGGGGCGCATCCGGTACGATTCCCCGGAAGATGCCTATACCAAGGGCCTGCGCCTGTTTGAGGAAGGGAGATACGATCGCTCCGTTCCGTTTTTCCAGGGCGTTTTCGATTACGGGCGGACCTCCGAGGTGGCTGCCGATGCGCAACTCCACCTTGCGCGGGCCCATTTTGAAAGCCGCGATTATATTCTGGCTGCTTCCGAATATTCGCGGTTCGTGAATACCTATCGGACCCACGAAAATGTAGAGGCGGCCGCGTTCGAGCGGGCTGTATCGTACTATCATCTTTCTCCGCAGTACGCCCTCGATCAAACCAATACCCGCCAGGCGATCACGTACCTGCAACTGTTTCTGGATCAGTTTCCCGATTCCGATTTGAAGGAGGAGGCGGAAGATCACCTGAAAGTCTTGCGGGAGAAGCTGGCGCAGAAGGGATACGAGTCGGCCGGCCTGTACGAGCGCCGGGGCATCTATGAGGCGGCGGCGCTTTCGTATGAACGGGTCTTCGATACGTATCCGGATACCCGGTGGGCCGACGATGCGCTGCTGGGAGCGATGCGCTCGTATATGGCGTTCGCCGATTTGAGTATCGAATCGCGTCAGCCGGAGCGGCTCCAGTTGGCGATCGACAATTATACCCGCCTCATCGAGCTTTTCCGCGACAGCCCGGTTGCGAAGGAAGCGGAGACGCTTTACGAAGAGGCTTCCGGGCGGCTTGCCGAACTTGCAATTACTAATTGA
- a CDS encoding ABC transporter substrate-binding protein translates to MRRFAMQGLMRTLLFMAVWYACLAAAPGLAFAQDAPPVADVPEIEDAERMFEDALEAFEQGEYALAGRLFGVVRSAYDLHRKTTAALLMEAKALYREGRFEEVMEHADLLESEFPSSGYVDAARRLREMAEEGLERDIPLPRDLGILLPLDGNDAPLSQALFTGVRIAVDEHNAQHPDRPVRMIFRNTGVDSVRATGAVEEIALLGVQAIIGPLYSSEAVASAGAAERAGVVLVAPLATDERVSGGKRYVFQANPTIVMRGRLMARFAARSLRLDDFGVIAERDRDGISERMAQGFLEEAVLEGRTVRYDTLLASQTAWSRLSETLPRDTILSASAVYMPIVSGESVARIDAAMGSFESMGLGERIRVLGNGDWRLAPNTMRASRYATTYADDFYVDGDDPALQAFAARYRELSDAEPEGRLAITGYDVARFLLPLLVDDSEEALADRVRAAPLREGLGTRIDFEGGNVNAAMFWFRYQDGMVRRLR, encoded by the coding sequence ATGAGACGATTCGCGATGCAGGGTCTGATGCGCACGTTGCTTTTCATGGCGGTGTGGTATGCCTGTTTGGCGGCGGCGCCTGGCCTTGCGTTTGCCCAGGATGCCCCGCCTGTTGCCGATGTGCCTGAAATCGAGGATGCGGAGCGGATGTTCGAGGATGCCCTCGAAGCATTCGAACAGGGCGAATATGCGCTGGCCGGCCGGCTGTTCGGGGTTGTCCGATCGGCGTACGACCTGCATCGGAAGACCACGGCGGCCTTGCTTATGGAAGCGAAAGCGCTCTACCGGGAGGGGCGTTTCGAAGAGGTCATGGAGCACGCCGACCTCCTCGAGTCGGAATTTCCGTCGAGCGGCTACGTCGACGCAGCCCGGCGTCTCCGGGAGATGGCCGAAGAAGGGTTGGAACGCGACATTCCGCTGCCGCGCGATCTGGGCATTCTTTTGCCGCTGGACGGCAATGATGCCCCGCTTTCCCAGGCCCTTTTTACCGGGGTGCGCATCGCCGTGGACGAGCATAATGCGCAGCATCCCGACCGCCCCGTGCGCATGATTTTCCGAAACACAGGCGTCGATTCGGTCCGTGCTACGGGTGCTGTCGAGGAAATAGCCCTCCTTGGGGTGCAGGCGATCATCGGTCCGCTCTACAGCAGCGAGGCGGTGGCTTCCGCCGGGGCGGCGGAGCGGGCCGGGGTGGTGCTGGTTGCGCCTCTTGCCACCGATGAGCGCGTGTCGGGCGGGAAGCGCTACGTTTTTCAGGCGAATCCCACCATCGTCATGCGCGGGCGGCTCATGGCCCGCTTTGCCGCGAGGAGCCTGCGGCTGGACGATTTCGGAGTCATAGCCGAACGGGACCGCGACGGCATCAGCGAACGCATGGCGCAGGGATTTCTTGAGGAGGCGGTGCTGGAGGGAAGGACCGTGCGGTACGATACGCTGCTGGCTTCGCAAACGGCCTGGAGCCGCTTGTCCGAAACGCTGCCCCGGGACACGATTCTGAGCGCGAGCGCCGTCTACATGCCGATCGTTTCGGGAGAGAGCGTGGCCCGCATCGATGCAGCGATGGGAAGTTTCGAAAGCATGGGTCTCGGCGAGCGGATCCGCGTACTCGGAAACGGGGACTGGCGGCTTGCTCCGAATACGATGCGGGCCTCCCGGTACGCCACGACCTACGCCGACGATTTTTACGTGGACGGGGATGATCCTGCCCTGCAGGCATTTGCGGCGCGGTACCGCGAGCTTTCGGATGCGGAGCCGGAAGGGCGCCTTGCGATCACCGGGTACGATGTGGCCCGCTTTCTGCTTCCGCTTCTCGTGGATGATTCCGAAGAAGCGCTGGCGGATCGCGTGCGTGCGGCGCCGCTCCGGGAAGGACTGGGTACGCGCATCGACTTCGAGGGGGGCAACGTCAACGCGGCCATGTTCTGGTTCAGGTATCAGGACGGGATGGTGCGGCGGCTGAGGTAG
- the guaA gene encoding glutamine-hydrolyzing GMP synthase, with the protein MHERIIILDFGSQYTQLIARRVREAGVYSEIHPCTKPAEEIRAMNPQGIILSGGPCSVFDEGAPQLDAAFLEMTRSDGSPMPVLGICYGLQAMARLEGGEVAPAERREFGRAHLHIDDASGLFQGVSDGSIVWMSHGDHLTRLPSNYRVIAHTGNAPIAAVASDRLPHYGVQFHPEVVHTAAGRLLIENFAMGICGCRGDWTRASFVDEKKREIRETVGDAHVILGLSGGVDSSVAAVLLHEAIGDRLTCIYVNNGVLRKGEWEEVQAVFRDHFHLRLKAVDATDLFLDRLAGVSDPEEKRKIIGNAFVEVFDRAAHEIAEEAGDHPAFLAQGTLYPDVIESVSFKGPSATIKTHHNVGGLPEKHNFEVIEPFRELFKDEVREIGRLLGLPELIVGRHPFPGPGLAVRIVGPVTRESLAILREADAIFIEELRLSGLYDTVWQAFAVLLPVQTVGVMGDERTYENVCALRAVTSVDGMTADWARLPGDFLAHVSNRIVNEIRGVNRAVYDISSKPPATIEWE; encoded by the coding sequence ATGCACGAACGCATCATCATTCTGGATTTCGGGAGCCAGTATACGCAGCTCATTGCACGGCGCGTACGCGAGGCGGGCGTGTATTCCGAAATTCATCCCTGCACCAAACCTGCGGAAGAAATCCGGGCGATGAACCCGCAAGGGATCATCTTGTCGGGAGGTCCCTGCTCCGTATTCGATGAAGGAGCGCCCCAACTGGACGCCGCTTTCCTCGAAATGACGCGGAGCGACGGGTCGCCGATGCCGGTGCTCGGCATTTGTTACGGCCTTCAGGCCATGGCCCGCCTTGAGGGAGGAGAGGTTGCTCCGGCCGAGCGCCGCGAATTCGGGCGCGCTCATTTGCATATCGACGATGCCTCGGGACTTTTCCAGGGCGTATCCGACGGCTCCATCGTCTGGATGAGCCACGGCGACCACCTGACCCGCCTGCCGTCGAATTACCGGGTGATCGCCCATACCGGCAATGCGCCGATTGCGGCGGTAGCGTCCGACCGGCTCCCCCACTACGGCGTACAGTTTCATCCCGAAGTGGTGCATACGGCCGCCGGGCGCCTGCTCATCGAAAACTTCGCCATGGGCATCTGCGGGTGCCGGGGCGACTGGACGCGGGCCTCCTTCGTGGACGAGAAGAAGCGGGAGATACGGGAGACCGTCGGCGATGCCCATGTGATTCTCGGTCTGTCCGGGGGCGTGGATTCTTCGGTGGCCGCCGTGTTGCTGCACGAGGCGATCGGTGACCGGCTCACCTGTATTTATGTGAACAACGGGGTGCTTCGGAAAGGCGAATGGGAGGAGGTACAAGCTGTTTTCCGGGATCATTTTCACCTGCGCCTGAAGGCCGTGGACGCCACCGATCTGTTTCTGGACCGTCTGGCGGGCGTCTCCGATCCGGAAGAAAAGCGCAAAATCATCGGCAATGCGTTCGTGGAAGTATTCGACCGCGCAGCCCACGAAATTGCGGAAGAGGCGGGCGATCATCCTGCATTTCTGGCCCAGGGGACCCTGTATCCGGACGTCATCGAGAGCGTTTCGTTCAAGGGGCCGTCGGCCACGATCAAAACGCACCACAACGTGGGGGGCTTGCCCGAGAAACACAATTTCGAAGTGATCGAGCCTTTCCGGGAGCTCTTCAAGGACGAGGTGCGCGAGATAGGCCGCCTGCTTGGCCTCCCGGAACTTATCGTCGGGCGGCATCCTTTTCCGGGCCCCGGCCTGGCTGTGCGGATCGTCGGTCCGGTGACGCGGGAGTCTCTCGCCATACTGCGCGAGGCCGACGCCATTTTTATCGAGGAGCTTCGTTTGAGCGGTCTGTACGATACGGTATGGCAGGCCTTTGCGGTGCTGCTGCCCGTGCAGACGGTGGGCGTCATGGGGGACGAACGCACCTATGAAAACGTGTGCGCGCTCCGTGCAGTCACCAGCGTGGACGGCATGACAGCGGACTGGGCGCGTCTTCCGGGCGATTTTCTGGCGCATGTGTCCAACCGGATCGTGAATGAGATCCGAGGAGTCAACCGGGCCGTATACGACATCAGTTCCAAACCCCCGGCAACGATCGAGTGGGAATAA
- the gcvH gene encoding glycine cleavage system protein GcvH, translating into MKYPADLLYTKDHEWIRIEDDGASATVGVTDFAQDELGDVVFVELQPPGSEIARDEPFGAVEAVKTVSDVYMPLSGRILEINEELEAHPDYVNTDPYGKGWMIRIALADGAETGELLSSDDYERMTG; encoded by the coding sequence ATGAAATACCCTGCCGACCTTCTCTACACGAAAGACCACGAGTGGATACGCATCGAGGATGACGGCGCGTCGGCGACCGTAGGCGTTACGGACTTTGCGCAAGACGAACTCGGGGATGTCGTGTTTGTCGAACTGCAACCGCCCGGTTCGGAGATTGCCCGGGACGAGCCGTTCGGCGCCGTCGAGGCGGTTAAAACCGTGTCCGATGTGTATATGCCTCTGTCGGGCCGCATCCTGGAAATCAATGAGGAGCTGGAGGCGCACCCGGACTATGTCAACACCGATCCGTACGGGAAAGGCTGGATGATTCGCATTGCGCTCGCCGATGGCGCAGAGACGGGGGAATTGCTTTCCTCGGACGATTACGAACGCATGACCGGATAG
- the accC gene encoding acetyl-CoA carboxylase biotin carboxylase subunit, whose protein sequence is MIKKVLIANRGEIALRIIRTCQEMGLRTVAVYSTADRDALHVRFADEAVCIGPPPSRESYLRPDRIIAAVEVTGADAVHPGYGFLAENADFSAICEDHGVIFIGPKAGTIALMGNKSSAKEAMRDAGVPVVPGSDGAVPDARAGKKIADDIGYPVMVKASAGGGGRGMRIVREAGDFTRQFSAASAESEAAFGSGELYIEKYVDGPRHVEIQVFGDGKGHVVHFGERECSIQRRHQKLVEESPSPAVDAELRARMGAAAVLGAEAVAYAGAGTVEFLLDASGDFYFMEMNTRIQVEHPATEEVTGADLIELQIRIAMGEGIPEKEVPMTGHAIECRINAEDPFNDFRPSPGVVTAFHTPGGQGVRVDTHAYAGYTIPPYYDSMIAKLIVYARTRPLAIRKMMRALDEFVIEGVHTTIPFHRRLMEDPSFQAGEFTTAFLDTFDLAPAEAEV, encoded by the coding sequence GTGATCAAGAAGGTGCTCATCGCCAACCGCGGAGAAATCGCGCTCCGCATCATTCGAACCTGCCAGGAAATGGGGCTTCGGACGGTGGCCGTGTATTCTACGGCAGACCGGGACGCCCTGCATGTTCGATTTGCGGACGAAGCGGTGTGTATCGGCCCGCCTCCTTCCCGGGAAAGTTACCTGCGCCCCGACCGGATCATTGCCGCCGTGGAAGTGACGGGGGCGGACGCCGTACATCCCGGCTACGGATTTCTTGCGGAGAATGCCGATTTCAGCGCGATCTGCGAAGATCACGGGGTGATTTTCATCGGGCCGAAAGCGGGGACCATTGCCCTGATGGGGAACAAGAGTTCGGCCAAGGAGGCCATGCGGGACGCGGGCGTGCCGGTGGTGCCGGGTTCCGACGGGGCCGTGCCCGACGCGCGCGCCGGCAAGAAGATCGCCGACGACATCGGGTATCCGGTCATGGTCAAGGCGTCCGCCGGCGGCGGCGGGCGCGGCATGCGGATTGTTCGCGAAGCCGGCGACTTCACGCGCCAGTTTTCGGCAGCGAGCGCCGAATCCGAGGCTGCCTTCGGCAGCGGCGAATTGTATATCGAAAAATATGTGGACGGCCCGCGCCACGTGGAAATCCAGGTGTTCGGAGACGGCAAGGGGCATGTGGTGCATTTCGGCGAACGGGAATGCTCCATCCAGCGGCGGCATCAGAAACTGGTCGAGGAATCTCCTTCCCCCGCAGTCGATGCGGAGCTGAGGGCCCGCATGGGCGCCGCGGCGGTGCTTGGGGCGGAGGCCGTAGCCTATGCCGGCGCCGGGACCGTGGAGTTTCTCCTCGATGCTTCCGGCGATTTTTATTTCATGGAGATGAACACGCGCATCCAGGTGGAGCATCCGGCCACGGAAGAGGTCACCGGCGCCGACCTGATCGAACTCCAGATTCGCATTGCGATGGGCGAAGGGATTCCGGAAAAGGAAGTTCCGATGACGGGCCATGCCATAGAGTGCCGGATCAATGCCGAGGATCCGTTCAATGATTTCCGTCCTTCGCCGGGCGTCGTGACCGCGTTTCATACCCCGGGCGGGCAGGGCGTTCGCGTGGATACGCATGCGTATGCCGGGTATACCATTCCCCCGTACTACGACTCCATGATCGCCAAACTCATCGTGTATGCCAGGACCCGTCCGCTCGCGATCCGGAAAATGATGCGCGCGCTCGACGAATTCGTGATTGAAGGCGTACATACCACGATCCCGTTCCATCGCCGGCTTATGGAAGATCCCTCTTTCCAGGCGGGCGAGTTTACCACGGCGTTTCTCGATACCTTCGATCTGGCGCCTGCGGAAGCGGAAGTCTGA
- the accB gene encoding acetyl-CoA carboxylase biotin carboxyl carrier protein, translating into MDLSLIRKLLKIVRDSGVAEVEITEDDFKVVVRTQPPAAPAPSAPPPVYSAYAAPPPAAYAPPPAPAPAPSAPPAQPAPVAPAPEPPPSQEAVAENQLAASRNGTVVKAPIVGTFYRAPAPGEAPFVEVGDIVRAGDTLCIIEAMKLMNEIESEVDGKVAEILVDDALPVEYDHPLFLIET; encoded by the coding sequence ATGGATCTTTCCCTGATCAGAAAGCTGCTTAAAATCGTCCGGGACAGCGGCGTCGCCGAAGTCGAGATTACGGAAGACGATTTCAAGGTGGTTGTCCGTACGCAGCCCCCTGCCGCACCGGCGCCTTCCGCGCCGCCGCCGGTCTATTCTGCGTATGCAGCGCCTCCTCCGGCCGCCTATGCGCCGCCTCCGGCGCCTGCTCCTGCGCCTTCTGCTCCCCCGGCGCAGCCCGCGCCGGTTGCTCCGGCGCCCGAACCGCCTCCATCGCAGGAAGCGGTGGCTGAGAACCAGCTGGCCGCCAGCCGGAACGGCACGGTCGTCAAGGCGCCCATCGTGGGCACCTTTTACCGGGCTCCGGCGCCCGGCGAAGCACCGTTCGTGGAGGTGGGGGATATCGTGCGCGCAGGGGATACGCTGTGTATTATCGAGGCGATGAAACTCATGAACGAGATCGAGAGCGAGGTGGACGGCAAGGTGGCGGAGATTCTGGTCGATGACGCGTTGCCGGTCGAGTACGATCACCCCCTCTTTTTGATAGAAACCTGA
- the efp gene encoding elongation factor P, producing the protein MPDTSDFRNGLTLVRNGDLWTILEFQHVKPGKGGAFVRSKLRQVRSGKIVDHTFRAGEKVQTARIERRPHQFLYQDDLGLHMMNAQTYEQFSLPADRVEGRDFLIEGTTVDILFHAEAEEPLNVELPGKVDLAVVDTDPGVRGDTATGGTKPAIMESGAVVLVPLFIDEGDVITVNTQTGEYVTRAATAEKA; encoded by the coding sequence ATGCCTGATACAAGCGATTTTCGCAACGGCCTTACCCTCGTCCGGAACGGCGACCTGTGGACGATTCTGGAGTTCCAGCACGTAAAGCCCGGCAAGGGAGGCGCCTTCGTGCGCTCCAAACTGAGACAGGTTCGCTCCGGCAAAATCGTGGATCACACGTTTCGCGCCGGCGAGAAAGTGCAAACCGCCCGCATCGAGCGCCGCCCGCACCAGTTTCTGTATCAGGACGACTTGGGTCTTCATATGATGAATGCGCAGACCTACGAACAGTTTTCGTTGCCGGCGGATCGTGTGGAGGGACGGGATTTCCTTATAGAGGGCACCACCGTGGATATTCTGTTTCATGCCGAGGCCGAAGAACCGCTCAACGTCGAGTTGCCCGGAAAGGTCGATCTTGCCGTGGTCGATACGGATCCGGGCGTGCGCGGCGACACGGCTACCGGCGGCACCAAACCGGCCATCATGGAGAGCGGCGCCGTCGTGCTGGTTCCTCTTTTCATCGACGAGGGGGATGTCATTACCGTCAACACGCAGACCGGCGAATACGTAACGCGCGCGGCCACGGCGGAAAAGGCCTGA
- a CDS encoding DUF1801 domain-containing protein codes for MAELKTRKNDRSVDGFIASLDDERKRRESHTLVALMRDITGYEPAMWGENIVGFGSYLFKYASGREIDWMLTGFSPRKRAFSIYVMTGFDGQDEIMGALGKHKTGKSCLYVNKLDDIDMDALRKLLQASVRHLVEKYGPAQPADVSGPVRID; via the coding sequence ATGGCCGAACTGAAAACCAGAAAGAACGACCGGAGCGTGGATGGTTTTATCGCATCCCTCGACGATGAGCGGAAGCGGCGCGAGAGCCATACGCTTGTTGCCCTGATGCGGGACATTACCGGGTACGAACCCGCCATGTGGGGAGAAAATATCGTTGGTTTCGGGAGTTACCTGTTCAAATATGCCAGCGGGCGGGAGATCGACTGGATGCTGACCGGATTCTCGCCGCGCAAGCGGGCCTTTTCCATCTACGTCATGACCGGATTTGACGGGCAGGACGAGATTATGGGCGCGTTGGGCAAGCACAAGACGGGCAAATCGTGCCTGTACGTAAACAAACTCGACGATATCGACATGGATGCGTTACGGAAATTGCTGCAAGCCTCTGTGAGGCATCTGGTCGAGAAATATGGTCCTGCCCAGCCTGCGGATGTGTCCGGTCCTGTCCGGATTGACTGA
- the bshB1 gene encoding bacillithiol biosynthesis deacetylase BshB1: protein MASGAASITPPLDVLAFGAHPDDVELCAGGTICTLTKQGYRVGVADLTRGELGTRGTPELRAEEAARASEIMQLTVRENLGLPDGNIANTPGNRLPVIRALRTWRPHIVLIGGPECRHPDHGAGARLCADACFYSGLQGIPTEDDEGAPQLPWRPQHVLHYMHIVEFEPTFVVDVTDVWEQRLEALGAFRSQFYNPGYEAGSGEPETFVSNKGFLDWIQARARTFGHRIGVEYGEPFLYRHGPVGVSDLMRTLDNRKQFR from the coding sequence ATGGCTTCCGGTGCTGCTTCCATAACGCCTCCACTGGACGTGCTTGCCTTTGGCGCGCATCCCGACGATGTGGAATTGTGCGCGGGCGGGACGATCTGCACGCTCACGAAGCAGGGATACCGCGTCGGCGTGGCGGACCTGACGCGGGGCGAGCTGGGCACCCGGGGGACGCCGGAACTGCGCGCCGAAGAAGCGGCCCGGGCTTCGGAAATCATGCAATTGACGGTCCGCGAGAACCTTGGCCTTCCTGACGGGAACATCGCCAACACGCCCGGGAACCGTCTTCCCGTCATCCGTGCGCTGCGGACCTGGCGCCCGCATATCGTGCTGATCGGCGGGCCGGAGTGCCGGCATCCCGACCATGGCGCCGGAGCCCGCCTGTGCGCCGACGCCTGCTTTTATTCGGGGCTGCAGGGCATCCCGACCGAGGACGACGAGGGGGCGCCGCAGCTTCCCTGGCGCCCGCAGCATGTGCTGCACTACATGCATATCGTCGAGTTCGAACCCACGTTCGTGGTGGATGTGACGGACGTTTGGGAACAGCGGCTCGAAGCGCTGGGAGCGTTCCGTTCGCAATTTTACAACCCCGGCTACGAGGCGGGGTCCGGCGAACCGGAGACCTTCGTATCGAACAAGGGATTTCTGGACTGGATACAGGCCCGGGCGAGAACCTTCGGTCACCGGATCGGGGTTGAATACGGGGAACCGTTCCTGTACCGCCACGGTCCGGTCGGCGTGAGCGACCTCATGCGCACGCTCGACAACAGGAAACAATTCCGGTAA